CCAAAGTTGGAAAATGATGTCACAATTCTTTACCTTAACTTTGTGTTACAGGAAGGAATTGTAACACAAAGTTACAGAAAAGGGTTAGTTAAAACCTTCAGGGTTTAACTAATTTGCTGCAGAGTTGTCCAAATCTCAAGGACTCAAAGAAGCTTACTCCCACACCAGAATAAATTACCAACCAGTTTCCACAAACTGGTTGGTATGAGTTAAAAAACTCATACAGATTCTGACTCCTTTGGTTCATCTTCATCCAGGCTGAAGTCTTTGGAATCGTTTTGGTCTCCTGTGAGCTGAAACTACTTTGCTCTGTATTGATGTCAACAAGGAAAAATCAGAAAGGATTTttcctggttttctttttagcgaaaatgttttatagaatGAAGCCAGTACATCAACCTAAGTGATACTAATACTGGCAGTATTGGtattaaatatttgcttctGGAGGCTCTTGTGAATTTCTGTATATCTGCTGAACTCCCACCATGCAGACTGACAGCCTACTGGTAGTCTAGGACATCTTAACAGCTTGTTGGGTGGgtggggatagcgcgacccacatttggaggccttgagtcctcgacgcagccgtcgcgggttcaattcccggaccggcaacatttgcagcatgtcttccccctctctcttcccctttcctgtcggcctactgtcatataagggacactagagcccacaaaagaccccctggagggggaaaaaaaacaacaacaacaaaaaaacagcttgttGGGTGATCCAGGTCCCACTGAAGATCTTCAGCATCTGCCAAAAACTAACTTGGTGTTGGTGACTAGCCAATGGGAGCTGGGGACAGAGGAGGGGTCAGGTTTACTTCTGCAGGTGGATAAAAATGTCTCTGAAACCTTTTGTACTTAAAGTCCAAATGGTGGGGAGAATGGGAGTGTCTGAGACCCTGTCCAATGGACAATGCAAACACCTAGTCTTTAAATATGTGGTCATCATTTActgatttcaataaaataaaaatcaaagtattGAAAATGCTGCCAATAGCTATGATGGTTTTAACCAAGAACTAAAAGAATCAATCTATGACTAATGTTAATctgaacttttattatttttattttttaagcaaacTGGTTTCAAAGTTGGCGCCACTAGAGGGCTGCAGTGATGTTTCACAGATCAAACACTCAATGTCATTTTAGTATTGGCTCATAATGTTTGAAATCTGATTTCAGTCACTCCTTCCTCTGAAGCAGCAGATACTAActgagctgctgtgtgtgtgtttgcagggaGCTGGGGTTGGACGAGCTGCTGAAGCATTGTGAGGCTGTGTGCGAGAAGCTGCGCCACCCTGACAGAGAGCCATGCTACCAGGCCATGACTGGCACCCCCTTCTTCACCCAGACGGCCTTTGACATGTTGCAGAACCATAGCAGGTACACCAGTTCAGAGTTGTTTCCACAGATTGAACTGTTCGTGTTTATAGTTGTCCAGAGttgttctgtgatttttttttttttttttttttttttttttttttttttttttatttattcccccccccccagaaTTACTGCAGCTGTGGAGAAAGTGGAGCTGCTCTGGCAGCAGGCCTTTGCTAAGGCccatctgcagctgcaggtgttGCAGCTGAACAACAGCGCTCTGCAGGTGAGTCTGCTTGTTCAGCAGTCTGGTGGCTTTGCTTTCAGAAACAACCGTTGGTATCCTGTGGTGGTAAAGGTTCATGAGAGCTCTAAAAGCAGAGGCAGTTTCTGGGAAAAGGTGTGGACGTCCAGCAGCAGGTTTGCTTTTGGTTGCCGCAGCTCACTTTGGGGAAAACGACTGCTCTTCATCACACTTATGAAGTGATGAAGGACTAAGTGAATATTACATTatctttaatttgaagaaatgaaaacaaaggatcaaatttgaaaatctgtttgaaataaaacgtGTTTCTCATCAAGACGTTTGTGTTTAACGGCCTTTAACTCATCAGTGGTTTAAGTCAGCAGCTCTGCCATCTGTCTCTATGAAGGACCAGACTGTACTTTGCAGCAATCCTCATGTGGTGTTGATATAAAACTGAACTCAGGATGAAATGTTCAAGAACaccaatatttacattttctgtaaacatgAAGACTAATTCTGGCTTCTAAGGAGATTTCCTATTCTCAATGGGACGTTATGCTCTGCTGCacaggaggatggtgaccatgGTGATTGTATTTACAGATTATTGTGAAGATGGAATCTCTTCAAGAGAAGCTTCAGCCGTACAGAACGGAGATGGCGACAGATTCTACAACGACAGCTTTGCTGCTGTCTGAATTTGAAACATCCGTTTCCACTCCGGCTATGGTACAAAGCTCTGTCACTTCCTGCTGCCCCAGCAGTagtgtttctgtgtgtctgagGATCATGATGTTGTGAGGTTATTCCCCTCTCCCCTCCCAGGCTCTGATTCGCTGTGCTGAAGATGTGATCCACACGTTAGAGGAGATCTCTCCGGTGAAGTCGTGGCATGAGGAGAGCTGGGCTCTGGAGCTGGAGAGGCAGAAGGAGAACCTTCACTCTGCTGTGCAGATTGTCCTCCAGAACCTCAGGGCTGTGTCCAGCTACCATCACTACTACAGCAAGGCAAGTGGCCATCATGCAAATACATGGGGTTATAAAGTGTGTGTGATTTACAGTATTCACATAATCTTGGACTAAACTGGGTATCTGCTGCTGTTGAGTCATGAGGTATAGAtcatgaaacacacacacagtgtgtgtgtgtgtgatttacAGTATTCACATAATCTTGGACTAAACTGGGTATCTGCTGCTGTTGAGTCATGAAGTATAGAtcatgaaacacacacacagtgtgtgtgtgtgtgatttacAGTATTCACATAATCTTGGACTAAACTGGGTATCTGCTGCTGTTGAGTCATGAGGTATAGATCATGAAACATGTTCTCATCTGATGATGAATGAATTGTTGTAATTTAGGCCGACAGGTGGTACAGGCTGGTCCTCAGTGATCGCTTCCTCCCAGAGCTCCTCTCAGGAGTTCATGAAGAGCAACAGAGTAACAGTTTGAGGACAATCCCTGCATGGAGGCAAAGACTTTCCATCTTCCTGAGGAAGAATCCTCCTCCAGAAATGGAGGAGCTGCTTCACCTGTCCCGCCTGTCCACCTCCATCCCAGATAATGAGGTGCAACAGGCGAGCAGACGTCTTTCCCAGAGGTAAACGTCACTATTGCACTAGGAGTGATgctcaatgttttctttaaagtagCATGATAGTCCACCATAATGCAAATTTGTGCTGTGGTAAATGAAAGCTAGTTCCATGTGTAGCAGCTGCTCCTCGTTTTCCCAGCTGAATCCTTGATGGTAGCTGGGATGGGTGATGTACACAAAGGATTTGATTCAAAACCTAGAATGTATTGCTTAAATTATCTCAAATAGAATAAGTAAAATTATTGTCAGTTTATCCGTTCCACAAAGGACACACTGCTCTAAAAATCCACAGGGCTACTGCATCAGTTAGTTGTAGTATTAAACTCTCCTCAAAAGCTGCATGTTTCAATTAGatagaaaaggaaaattataattaccagaaaaatacttgaaaacatcagtattATAAAAGCAGGTTCTTACTGTTGCCATTAGCAACATGGTGAATTTGTATTTTGCATAGAAACAAATGACTTTTGTTAATTATGAATCAATATTTTCTAGACTTACTGAAaggtttaattaatttaatatttatttatgaagaaaacattGAGACATCTTTAAGTTCAATTGGTGGTTGTTGAACCAAATCTCGTCCCTGTCCACtacccactcagctccttcagactagcagcagcaattagcagacacctggtggaactgtggatctgctgagctcattataggagctacttctcagagcaacatTGGTAGaaatgttaaagggttaatagaggagccatgttgggatgacttcctgaaggcagagtttcagaaagagcagaagtttttaaagaaacggAGATCAAATATGAAGCTCAAGTTCaaagtccatttttttttttttttaagttttatttatttatttttaataactgaattGCATTATAACCTGAGTAACTTTAACAACTGAGGGTAACATAGTGGTGTCATCTGCAAATGTCAGGAATGTGAAGGGCAATTACTGCTCCTGCTTCAGTCAGAGCTTGTGATGCCTGAACATAAATAATCTGCTGTCAGATTATGTATTTGCTGAAGTCACTGTGACTTCAGCAAATGTTACTTTGAGAAACGGTGTTCTGTTTCTCACCAACAGTTTAGTTGTTTTCCTGGACCAGCCCTCAgctgtttctctctttcaaaCGTCAGGTGCATGATTCTGAGGACGCTCCTGATGTCCTCTGGTCCAGTGTCAGTGGAGCAGCTTCAGCTCGCCCTCCAGTGGCAATATGAGATGCTGCATGAAAATTGGAACTCTGAACTTTGTCTAAATCATTTGGATGAAGACAAAGGGTTGTATGAGGGGGATCATGCAGTCTGTGGAAGCGGCTTGGAAGCAGGGAGTCATCCTGCCGTGTTGCTTTCGGCTGCCGCTGTCGGGCCGGCGTCAGCGGATCGGAGCGCCCAGCTGGAGGCTACAGGAGGAAAAGATGAAGTGGAGAATTTCCAAAAATTAACTAGGATCTCTGATCCTACGACGGCTGCTCCAGGACAACCCAGCATGCAGGAGGAAGGTAGCTTCAGCGCTCCAGGAAGTGAAGTTGACAGAAAGTTTGGCTCTGCCCTCCCAGCAAACTTCTCCAGTTCTAGCATCCAGATTATCCCAAAAGTAGAAGCAGAATCCCTGAACTTGGAGATCATGGTGAAGCGCTCTGCTGCCCCCCCCACCAATCCCTGGCTTAGCTTGCCAGTAGATGATTTGGAAAATTCATACACAGTCACAATTACCCCAACACCCACTCCCCATAAGAAGCACTCTTGTGAAGATGATCCTGAACTCGGCACCATCAGTAACGTTCTGTCCAGCACCATCACTGACGGGAGAGACACAGAGGCCCCCATCCTCCTCTGGTACTCCTACGACCTGCATGAGGAAAAACCAGAAGCAGACAGGTAATGTTCTGGACCATGTGGACATGCAGCCACCTCAGCTTTGATGTACAGCAGTACTTTCTTACAGTAGCTGCATTTGAACAAAATTCCTATTCAAGGTTTCCCCCAAAAATCTCCTAAGCCCTGTGGTTGGGCACTAAGAGAGTCATTCATCCAGTagactgtcatgtttttgagtttaaaaaaaatgcttaaagttgacagaaaattttaaaatatccctCGATAATTATGTTGGTGAAAGATTGAAaaattaatacctgaacaccaactataaagacataaaaaatgcaaacattctAAAAAGACTTGAATACATAAGCAATGCTTAGTCTGGTGGGCTGCCAGGCTTCTAATACACTGAGGGGAAACCCTGCAATTCCAGCTGGTCACATTTGCACTATAGACATCTGGGAACTTTGTTGCCCCTACAGTAGACTAGAAAAATCAGCAAAGGCTCTTCCTGTTAGGAGAGAGAGGTTCAAATCCAGAGGGTGACCTGGTGAGCGAGCTGCAGTCTGCTCTTAGATCAaccctgagtgtgtgtgagacagtGTTGTTTTAATCACCTTTTTAGATCAACCATGTTGAGATTATGGCTCTCAACATGGTTGCAGAGTGGATCTGTGAAGTGACgttttgctctgttttcagCATGGCTGATGTGTTATTAACCAACTGGGAGGTGAAGGAGCAAGAGAATCTGAGAGAGGTGGAGAGAATATTAAACCAGGCTGGAGGGATCCTGGATGTAAGTGATCCAGTTTAAGCACCCGGGTGCTGAACCTCCACACTCTGCTCTGGGTTGGTTCCCAGCCTCCCAAGAGCTCAGACTAGCATCACAGGTCTCTGTTTTGTAGGAGGAGGAGAATGTTTTGGCTCAGGAAGCTGAGCTGGACGCTCTGCTGCAAGACGGAGAGGGGAAGGATCTGTGGTCACCGTGGGGCAGCAACCAGCAGCGGCACCAGGTCTTTACATAGCACATGTTCCACTTTACTCTGAAATAAAACGTGATCataactgaaaataatattCCAGCTATTTCTGAAATGAGCAacatgctttgtgtttttagcatCTTTGGTCCATGAGAACTCGGCTCCTTGTTTCACAGTAACTGCTTCAACTCGGAGCTGATTGGTCAGCATGCTTTTTAAGGCTGCTGTAACCACACcactaaaacatttacatgttcaGACTGTTTTTCTAACGTTGCATATTTCTAGGGCTCAACTGACCTGGGGGACGTTGATGGTGGCCGGCAGCAGCTCAGTCAGACCAACTCTATGATGGACAGCGACGCCTGTTCAGATGCTACTGATTCCTGTTCAGACAAACAGCTGACCAGCAGGCTGGACCTGCTGGGTGAGATGAGGCATGGTTGTGTCCCGGATCAGCTCCTGCTCAAAGTCCAGGAGCTGAAGCTCGGCGCAGGCCAGAGGCCATCAGAGGGTGCAGCTTCCACCTCGCCACATCCACCAGGCCTTCACACAAACAGGGAAGCTTTCTGGTTGCAACTGGGGAAAAGAGAAGGGGAGATTGAGAAGACCTTAAATAAAGCACCTCGTCATGAGGACATGGCTCCAGAGTCTGGGAGGTGTTGTGTATCGGATGAGTCTGGAGAGGACGCTGAGTTCCTGTCAGAGACTGAGTGCAGCGCTGCAGACGGTGCTGTTGGAGAGAACCCACAGCTGTCTGAGGGTCTTAACGTTGGTGACACTAGTAGAGTTTCTAGTTATTGTGATTTGAAGGAATCTTTTGTGGATGTCCAACCTCCGATTGTCCGTGGGAAAGAGCTGAATGAAAAGCGATTGACCTCTGAACTGATGCCACATGATGGGGAGTTTGATCCAGGAGGAAAACAactcccacttcctgttttggagCCAGAAactgcttcacttcctgtgAATGGTCGCCCAGCTGAACATGAAAAGGCGCCTGGCCCAGTTCCAGCCCGACCCAGTTATCATCCTCAACTTGATTTAAAGCCTGATGCACCCAGAAGGGTGGCTACAGATTGCAGGAAGGATTTTCTCCATCCCAATGTTAAAGAACACATTAACAACAATAACCATTTAGTCCATGGAAATGAGGAGACTGTTTCTGAAGTGACTAATGCAGAGAAAGCGGATCCCTCCATGGTGGCTGCTGGGAAAGATGAGCAGCAAGCAGAAGTAGACCTGCAGCCAGTCCTCCAGATGGCTCCCATTCAGCCACTGGAGTTTGACctaggaggaggagaagaagacaaAGACCATCCTGATGGTATTCTGAGCTCTGACTCTGTGAGGATATCAGACCATGTGACACAGAGGGTTCAGACCCAGTTTAGGGAGTATGACATTATCCAGGTATTCAATGTTTTCATGTATAAATTAGTTGGTTTAGGACAAGCTCCTAAAACGCATAAGGAGTGAGTTTGGTTTCAGTAAAGAGTTATAAACTCTGTTGGGTCTGCTGCTTACAGGTACAGATACATGTTGCAACCCAAAACTCAGTGAcccagaaaattaaaatatatatatttttattgatcttaCCCACTGTTATGAAGAgaaatgttggtgttttgtAAAGTGTGTTAATTTCCATGGACTTGGTAGTTTGTTGGGCTCTTTATGCTTGAGTCAGTGCGCCGTGGGATGGAGGTGGTCGGTGTTTCTGTTGAGCCCAGCAGCTGCCTTCAGGTCTTCTGCCTTGCTGGGCCTGCAGCCTCTTATTTTCCTCTTGACATTCTCTTTGGGTTAAAGGTTAAGGGTGTTTGCTGACCAATTAAGGACAGGAACACTGTGGTCATTGAAGCAGCTTTTGGTACATTTGGAAGTGTTCAGGTGTCGAGACCTGCTAGAAAGTAAAACCAACATCTCCATACTGCTAGTCAGCAGAGGAAAGTatgaagtgctccagaccaGTGCTTCCTAACCCTggtctaaaacatgcagggcagtgtgcctgcatgttttagatgtttccctgatTTGGATGATACCAGGTTAGTAAACACCTGTCAATTGAAATCACCTGGACTGAAACAAGGAAAAGCCTAAAACATGCAAGGCAGAGTGCCTGGAGGACCAGGGTTAGGAAACACAGCTCTAGACTGCTGCATCAACTTGGACTTTAGAAAACccagcagaccagaaccagcagatgtTATGGTGCCCCAAACTGTCAGTGACAGGAAAGCAGAATGGATTCTGtgcctctccactcttcctccagactttGGGAGCttaatttccatttaaaatgcagaattaACTTTTATCTGAAAACTGAACTGGACCATTGCACACCAGTCTAGTTCCTCTTCTTCTTGCCCCAGGGAAGATGTGTGTGTTGTCTCTGGATCAGGAGTGGATTGACTCATTGCATGTAGTACTTGAGGCCTGTGTGTAGGAGACATCTGATTGTTCAGAACTCTGTGAAGGGTGCTGGAGATTTGTCCAGTCATCAGATTTCTCCATGACCTACTGACAGAGTGATAAACTGTTTAAAGGGTTGGGAACTTTATGCATGcgttttgagttaattagctgATGAGCATTAGTTTTTaatattgacttattttttttcctatttattatgaaatttttattttatatgtaccTGTAGATACTGGAGACATGAAGCAGTCTTTAAATCCTTggctgtttttaaatcattacatTGAAACCAACATGAACCAGAGGAAAACTGACCTTTTTCTGACAtccagctttctttcttttt
The Gambusia affinis linkage group LG22, SWU_Gaff_1.0, whole genome shotgun sequence DNA segment above includes these coding regions:
- the LOC122824849 gene encoding uncharacterized protein LOC122824849, with amino-acid sequence MSRHAGIHTPVQDRGSSPLLPSDHVLGSGAVWFPGVFDQHGCPLIIFPADGQDRLLELSKAEVVDFIHYFHALLTKKQEKQSLVSVVADLRQASPPTTRFITETLLLLEEHKRTVHSVYIIQPKRKDAAKLLLKLLVGSKSCNAPFRNILLKEIPELWISIDRSQLPASLGGYFLYCHSSWVSFMKEIDGFVQEFLSVVQRLPSCISTLQALSRLPLPSSLSQLQHFCSTNEATFLQLRRELGLDELLKHCEAVCEKLRHPDREPCYQAMTGTPFFTQTAFDMLQNHSRITAAVEKVELLWQQAFAKAHLQLQVLQLNNSALQIIVKMESLQEKLQPYRTEMATDSTTTALLLSEFETSVSTPAMALIRCAEDVIHTLEEISPVKSWHEESWALELERQKENLHSAVQIVLQNLRAVSSYHHYYSKADRWYRLVLSDRFLPELLSGVHEEQQSNSLRTIPAWRQRLSIFLRKNPPPEMEELLHLSRLSTSIPDNEVQQASRRLSQRCMILRTLLMSSGPVSVEQLQLALQWQYEMLHENWNSELCLNHLDEDKGLYEGDHAVCGSGLEAGSHPAVLLSAAAVGPASADRSAQLEATGGKDEVENFQKLTRISDPTTAAPGQPSMQEEGSFSAPGSEVDRKFGSALPANFSSSSIQIIPKVEAESLNLEIMVKRSAAPPTNPWLSLPVDDLENSYTVTITPTPTPHKKHSCEDDPELGTISNVLSSTITDGRDTEAPILLWYSYDLHEEKPEADSMADVLLTNWEVKEQENLREVERILNQAGGILDEEENVLAQEAELDALLQDGEGKDLWSPWGSNQQRHQGSTDLGDVDGGRQQLSQTNSMMDSDACSDATDSCSDKQLTSRLDLLGEMRHGCVPDQLLLKVQELKLGAGQRPSEGAASTSPHPPGLHTNREAFWLQLGKREGEIEKTLNKAPRHEDMAPESGRCCVSDESGEDAEFLSETECSAADGAVGENPQLSEGLNVGDTSRVSSYCDLKESFVDVQPPIVRGKELNEKRLTSELMPHDGEFDPGGKQLPLPVLEPETASLPVNGRPAEHEKAPGPVPARPSYHPQLDLKPDAPRRVATDCRKDFLHPNVKEHINNNNHLVHGNEETVSEVTNAEKADPSMVAAGKDEQQAEVDLQPVLQMAPIQPLEFDLGGGEEDKDHPDGILSSDSVRISDHVTQRVQTQFREYDIIQITDFNVPVVLDMGSGLMKAGLANQDLPNITFPTITGVPKYEETMSGAVEKDLYIGHDAQHMRGVLTLNHPIKNGIICNWEDMEKIWEYTFQQLCVDPEEHPVLLTEAAINPLENRRRMVEIMFENFGVPLAYVAMQAVLALYAAGRTTGVVFDSGEGVSHSVPVFEGYSLPHAVQCFPLAGLDVTLQLKKLLQEQGVCMRTTAEDEIVREMKEKCCCVALNYETELNPGRSSCREVQYTMPDGQIVTMGTERFRAAEILFNPEIIGRDHPGMHESIFKSILRSDIDLRRSFLGNIILSGGNTLLPGLPERLQAEVKNLVPAGMKVNVCVTSPKDRRFLVWSGGAVLANLSTFNSAWISRGEYEEYGPQIVFRKCF